The proteins below come from a single uncultured Dethiosulfovibrio sp. genomic window:
- a CDS encoding Na+/H+ antiporter NhaC family protein, which translates to MLLLNPVVLSVSTMIVLCLLNLNVILALLVAAIVAGVTAGIPIGQTMSVLIGGMGGNSETALSYILLGALAVAISQTGLASLLSVKLTKVVKDKKHMLLLIIAGVACLSQNLIPVHIAFIPILIPPLLALFNRLKQDRRAVACALTFGLKAPYIALPAGFGLIFHGIIAREMTANGIEVAAGDIWRSAWILGAGMIIGLLVAIFISYNKDRDYEDRAVAGLDEVKEIPDHMTASHWMTLIAVIVAFVIQLKTSSLPLGAVAALGIMVATGALKWKSLDSVMSGGLGIMGMIAIIMLVAAGYGSVIRETKAVDLLVESVVGVVGGSQLYGALIMLTVGLLVTMGIGTSFGTIPVIAAIYCPLAIKLGFSPAATVCLIAAAAALGDAGSPASDSTLGPTAGLNADGQHDHIWDTCVPTFLHYNLLLIAFGMIGALVIF; encoded by the coding sequence ATGCTCTTGCTAAATCCCGTGGTACTTTCGGTCAGCACCATGATAGTCCTGTGTCTTCTTAATCTTAACGTAATACTCGCGCTTTTAGTGGCTGCAATCGTCGCAGGCGTCACAGCTGGGATCCCCATAGGCCAGACCATGAGCGTCCTCATAGGCGGCATGGGGGGAAACTCTGAGACAGCCCTGAGCTATATCCTTCTGGGGGCTCTGGCGGTCGCCATCAGCCAGACTGGACTCGCCAGCCTTCTCAGCGTTAAGCTGACCAAGGTTGTCAAAGACAAAAAACACATGCTCCTTCTCATCATAGCAGGTGTAGCCTGTCTTTCTCAGAACCTAATTCCTGTCCACATAGCCTTCATCCCTATACTTATTCCGCCCCTGCTCGCCCTTTTCAACAGGCTTAAGCAGGACAGGAGAGCGGTGGCCTGTGCCCTTACCTTCGGACTCAAGGCACCTTATATCGCTCTTCCTGCGGGATTCGGCCTCATCTTCCACGGCATAATCGCCAGAGAGATGACCGCCAACGGTATAGAGGTCGCGGCAGGAGACATCTGGCGTTCCGCCTGGATCCTGGGAGCAGGTATGATCATAGGCCTTCTGGTGGCTATCTTCATATCCTACAATAAAGACAGAGACTACGAGGATAGAGCGGTCGCTGGCCTAGATGAGGTCAAAGAGATCCCCGACCACATGACGGCATCTCACTGGATGACCCTCATCGCCGTTATAGTGGCCTTCGTGATCCAGCTTAAAACCAGCTCCCTTCCTCTCGGAGCGGTAGCGGCTCTCGGCATAATGGTAGCAACAGGAGCCCTCAAGTGGAAGAGCCTAGACAGCGTCATGTCCGGCGGACTTGGCATCATGGGAATGATCGCCATAATCATGCTTGTAGCGGCTGGCTACGGTTCGGTCATAAGGGAAACCAAAGCTGTCGACCTTCTGGTAGAGAGCGTGGTGGGAGTGGTAGGCGGGAGCCAACTCTACGGTGCCCTTATCATGCTCACCGTAGGACTCCTGGTCACCATGGGAATCGGAACCTCCTTCGGTACAATCCCGGTAATCGCGGCTATCTACTGCCCTCTAGCCATCAAGCTCGGCTTCTCACCTGCGGCCACGGTCTGCCTTATCGCCGCCGCAGCGGCCCTCGGGGACGCCGGATCTCCCGCTTCCGACTCGACCCTCGGCCCCACCGCCGGACTCAACGCCGACGGACAACACGACCACATTTGGGACACCTGTGTGCCCACGTTCCTGCACTACAACCTACTTCTCATCGCCTTTGGAATGATAGGTGCGTTGGTAATATTCTAG
- the hutH gene encoding histidine ammonia-lyase, with translation MRGTVVIDGHSLTLQDLVNVARKGYNVEVSPEAIRKVNTASALIQKWVDQNRIIYGVTTGFGDLATVKVDTAKCTLLQENLLKSHAVGVGEPLPVETVRAIMLLRLNGLTAGHSGITMETLTQMVNFLNLDIIPHVPSQGSVGASGDLCPLSHIAVAMLGDGDVFYKGVRMSALEAMSKAGLKPIHLHPKEGLALNNGTAALTGLGALALWDSLTLAKTADIAGALSVEALHGVPYAFDERTHSIRPHQGQVDVASNIRRLIGDSQIIEKFKHERVQDAYSLRCIPIVHGASRNALRFIKESIELEMNSVTDNPLIFPETEDVISGGNFHGQPIALPMDFFGIAVAEFGSISERRVSRMVDKSLSNGLPPFIIGDSGVNSGFMITQYTAAAVVSENKTLAHPASVDSIPTSANQEDHVSMGYWASLKGTRILENVQKVLGIEILSACQGIDFSKPLTPGAGTKAAYDRFRQEVPFLEKDAFLYPLMDQAISIVKSGSLVEAVEEAIGELA, from the coding sequence ATGAGAGGCACTGTGGTAATCGACGGACATTCGCTCACTTTACAGGATCTGGTCAACGTAGCCAGAAAAGGCTACAACGTAGAGGTTTCCCCGGAAGCCATCAGAAAGGTAAACACCGCTTCCGCACTGATCCAGAAATGGGTGGACCAAAATAGAATCATCTACGGTGTAACCACCGGCTTTGGCGATCTAGCCACCGTCAAGGTTGACACCGCCAAGTGTACCCTTCTGCAGGAAAACCTGCTTAAGAGCCACGCAGTGGGGGTCGGCGAACCTCTCCCCGTCGAGACCGTCAGAGCCATCATGCTCCTCAGGCTAAACGGTTTAACCGCCGGTCACTCGGGCATCACCATGGAGACCCTCACCCAGATGGTCAACTTCTTGAACCTCGATATCATCCCTCATGTCCCCTCACAGGGTTCCGTAGGAGCCAGTGGAGACCTCTGCCCTCTCTCCCACATAGCGGTGGCCATGCTCGGAGACGGCGATGTGTTCTACAAAGGCGTTCGTATGTCCGCCCTGGAAGCCATGAGCAAAGCGGGCCTCAAGCCGATCCACCTTCACCCCAAAGAAGGACTAGCGCTCAACAACGGTACAGCGGCCCTCACCGGCCTAGGTGCCCTCGCCCTTTGGGATTCACTAACCCTGGCTAAAACCGCCGATATCGCCGGAGCCCTTTCGGTGGAGGCCCTTCACGGGGTTCCCTACGCTTTCGACGAGAGAACCCACTCCATCAGGCCTCACCAGGGACAGGTAGACGTTGCAAGCAACATCCGCAGACTGATAGGCGACAGCCAAATCATAGAGAAATTCAAGCACGAGAGGGTACAGGACGCCTATTCACTCAGATGTATCCCCATAGTCCATGGAGCTAGCAGGAACGCCCTTCGGTTCATCAAAGAGAGCATCGAACTTGAGATGAACTCGGTAACCGATAACCCCCTGATATTCCCTGAGACAGAGGACGTAATCAGCGGAGGAAACTTCCACGGCCAGCCCATAGCTCTCCCCATGGACTTCTTCGGCATAGCTGTGGCGGAGTTCGGAAGCATCTCAGAACGTCGGGTATCCAGGATGGTTGACAAGAGCCTGTCCAACGGGCTGCCTCCCTTCATCATCGGAGACAGCGGCGTCAACAGCGGCTTTATGATCACCCAATACACCGCTGCCGCCGTTGTATCTGAGAACAAGACCCTGGCCCATCCCGCCTCGGTGGATTCGATCCCCACCTCGGCAAACCAGGAGGACCACGTCTCCATGGGATATTGGGCTTCCCTCAAGGGAACCAGGATACTTGAAAACGTCCAGAAGGTTCTGGGTATAGAGATTCTCTCCGCCTGCCAGGGAATAGACTTCTCCAAGCCACTTACCCCCGGTGCGGGAACCAAGGCCGCCTACGACCGTTTCCGTCAGGAAGTCCCCTTCCTGGAGAAGGACGCTTTCCTCTATCCTCTGATGGACCAGGCTATATCCATAGTAAAATCCGGCTCTCTGGTCGAAGCGGTGGAAGAGGCCATAGGAGAACTAGCCTAA
- a CDS encoding AAA family ATPase, protein MVLKISLLGPPIFSFGGSTLLFPFRKVQALICYMAMERKASREILADVFWGDKEGHLALRSLRNALYQARQILPDGTIDGDRQWIFWDPTSVELDLDRLSDSEISLEEIRQLARPFMEGFHLSGCPRFDEWLESIRRDVERKCRALLNQKASSSIGAGDYLNALLPLEMLIELDPLDEDSYSKLILCLSSLGRYGRVEEIYRLLQERLFRELGMSPSDTVEKLYRRIISNAVDRDKDDNDIPEVIKKGPVFDFCGRNEELKSVGSFLKNKKKGPRCVLISGEAGVGKTCLVEMVLSSFCPDRSIFRCGAVPGEDRYPLLPWNDLLGDMTRFFPPDELNLPSSTWSLLGESFPALGIKATSFQPPSPGRIGLILSEIMSQISQKKPLVMVMEDLQWFDGASLEVLEGLLVHSFSDILLLLSSRPQIDRSALAFIRSLGRSGRISLLNLDLRCFSRSETEWFCDRFYPERRFSSDEVDRIFGVTDGLPLFLVESLRLLKAGRSVEETPASLSDALDDHLSDLTDNERSLLECLSVYFLKADWGSLSRICGFSQLQLADLVEGLRGRSILAEEKDDGGELFIEFIHGKVKDHVYNGISNSKRRVLHGELAHSLMNELSGGSWNDLACSRLIHHCRNAGMKLEELEYTLKKLKLHINLNYELFPLFNDYLLKESSTSFGSREFTVRELESSHSLIREIKREGGVSEKLHELETVFMAIHGGYHLWWGDYDTGKILVRTALDRATSRGDWAMESECLQHLCYYGIQIEDGRLLAAYARRLIGAAGQTGNDPVKAMALRFLGMARIFSQEYGPGERALLSSIGRFEAIEAVDEPYTLQIIGARSYLGDLAHRTGRLGEALSIYEGCINSCEDGGFFRGLCLFHSNAAHVALDLGDLTTMDRHISSAKTYLDGCQWRRGNSIIFSLMALRAFQSGDEAEALDYLKSSDSLCIPLHKRFWLALQLWVKGQIKKGAPQGELGDYLDSSAQDYLERSVDLYRDMGIDHKINRTEKTFY, encoded by the coding sequence GTGGTTTTAAAGATCAGTCTACTAGGTCCACCGATTTTCTCCTTCGGAGGGAGCACGCTTCTTTTCCCCTTCAGGAAGGTCCAGGCCCTCATCTGCTATATGGCGATGGAGCGAAAGGCCTCTCGAGAGATTTTAGCCGACGTCTTCTGGGGAGATAAGGAGGGGCATCTTGCTCTGCGAAGCCTTAGAAACGCCCTTTATCAGGCAAGGCAGATCCTTCCTGATGGGACGATAGATGGGGATCGTCAGTGGATATTTTGGGATCCTACATCGGTTGAGTTGGACCTAGACCGTCTTTCCGATTCAGAGATTTCCCTCGAGGAAATAAGACAACTTGCTAGACCTTTCATGGAGGGGTTTCACCTCTCAGGCTGCCCCAGGTTTGACGAATGGTTGGAATCGATCAGGAGAGACGTAGAGAGAAAATGTCGAGCTCTTTTAAACCAGAAGGCCTCTAGCTCCATCGGTGCCGGAGACTATCTGAACGCCCTGTTGCCTCTTGAGATGTTGATAGAGCTTGATCCTCTGGATGAAGATTCCTACTCCAAGCTGATCCTTTGCCTTTCCTCCTTAGGACGTTACGGCAGGGTTGAGGAGATATATCGTCTTTTACAGGAGAGGCTGTTCCGAGAGTTGGGAATGTCCCCCTCCGATACAGTCGAAAAGCTTTATAGACGGATAATTTCAAATGCTGTGGATAGGGATAAAGACGATAACGATATACCTGAGGTCATAAAAAAAGGCCCTGTCTTCGATTTTTGTGGTAGAAACGAAGAGTTGAAGTCCGTCGGATCTTTTTTAAAGAATAAAAAGAAGGGGCCCCGATGTGTGTTGATTTCCGGCGAGGCAGGGGTGGGAAAGACCTGCCTAGTGGAGATGGTTCTCAGCTCTTTTTGTCCCGATCGATCGATCTTTCGATGTGGCGCTGTGCCAGGGGAGGACCGTTATCCTCTTTTGCCCTGGAACGACCTTTTGGGGGACATGACCAGATTTTTTCCCCCTGACGAGCTGAACCTTCCGTCGTCCACGTGGTCTCTGTTGGGGGAAAGCTTCCCAGCTCTCGGCATAAAGGCCACCTCCTTTCAACCCCCCTCGCCCGGTCGAATCGGCCTTATCCTCTCGGAGATAATGTCCCAGATATCTCAGAAGAAACCTCTAGTCATGGTTATGGAGGATCTCCAGTGGTTTGACGGTGCGTCTTTGGAGGTCTTGGAGGGGCTTTTGGTTCACTCTTTTTCCGATATCCTTCTTCTGTTATCTTCCAGACCTCAGATCGACAGGTCCGCTCTCGCCTTTATTCGCTCTCTCGGTAGATCGGGGAGGATTTCACTGCTAAATCTGGATCTTCGCTGCTTTTCCAGATCGGAGACCGAGTGGTTTTGTGATCGTTTCTATCCTGAAAGGCGCTTTTCCTCCGACGAGGTCGACAGGATTTTCGGCGTCACCGATGGATTGCCTCTTTTCCTCGTCGAATCTCTGAGGCTTCTTAAGGCGGGGAGATCGGTGGAGGAGACCCCCGCCAGCCTCTCCGATGCCCTTGACGATCATCTGTCCGATCTGACCGATAACGAAAGATCTCTGTTGGAGTGTCTGTCGGTCTATTTTTTAAAAGCCGATTGGGGATCTCTGTCCAGAATATGCGGTTTTTCTCAGTTACAGTTGGCCGATCTAGTGGAGGGCCTTCGAGGAAGATCTATTCTCGCCGAGGAGAAAGACGATGGCGGGGAACTATTTATAGAGTTTATTCACGGTAAAGTGAAAGATCATGTCTATAACGGCATCTCCAACTCAAAGCGCAGAGTCCTTCATGGAGAATTGGCTCATTCTCTGATGAACGAGCTGTCCGGAGGATCCTGGAACGATCTGGCCTGTTCCAGATTGATTCATCACTGTAGAAACGCTGGAATGAAGCTGGAGGAATTGGAGTATACTCTAAAAAAATTAAAATTGCATATAAATTTAAATTATGAGCTCTTCCCTTTGTTTAACGATTATTTGCTTAAAGAATCCTCTACGTCTTTCGGAAGCAGGGAGTTCACCGTAAGAGAACTTGAAAGTTCTCATTCCCTCATAAGGGAGATAAAGAGAGAGGGCGGTGTGTCCGAAAAACTTCACGAACTGGAGACGGTCTTCATGGCGATTCACGGGGGATACCATCTCTGGTGGGGGGATTACGATACGGGGAAGATACTGGTCAGGACCGCCTTGGACAGGGCTACATCAAGAGGAGACTGGGCTATGGAATCAGAATGTCTCCAGCATCTTTGCTATTATGGAATACAGATAGAGGACGGCAGGCTTCTCGCTGCCTACGCCAGGAGATTGATAGGGGCCGCTGGGCAGACCGGAAACGATCCGGTTAAGGCCATGGCTCTAAGGTTTTTGGGGATGGCCAGGATATTCTCTCAGGAGTATGGTCCCGGAGAGAGAGCTTTGCTTTCGTCTATAGGGCGTTTTGAGGCTATAGAGGCGGTGGACGAGCCCTATACGTTACAGATAATAGGGGCCAGGAGTTATTTAGGGGATTTAGCCCACCGCACCGGTAGGCTGGGGGAGGCACTCTCTATCTACGAAGGCTGTATAAATAGCTGTGAGGATGGGGGATTTTTCAGAGGTCTTTGTCTTTTTCACAGCAACGCAGCTCACGTTGCCCTTGATCTAGGCGATCTGACCACTATGGACCGCCATATCTCCTCGGCTAAGACCTATCTCGATGGCTGCCAGTGGCGGAGGGGAAACTCGATCATCTTTAGTCTGATGGCACTTAGGGCCTTTCAGAGCGGAGACGAAGCCGAGGCCCTTGACTACCTAAAAAGCTCCGATTCTCTGTGTATTCCTCTTCATAAGAGATTCTGGCTCGCCCTACAGCTATGGGTTAAGGGGCAGATAAAAAAAGGCGCTCCTCAAGGAGAACTTGGCGATTATCTCGATAGCTCTGCCCAGGATTATCTGGAGAGATCGGTGGATCTCTACCGAGACATGGGTATCGACCACAAAATCAACAGGACAGAGAAGACCTTTTACTAG
- a CDS encoding BCCT family transporter: MKDNQQVRIRKGIFIPMSLIFLAIIIVGLVAPKTFYDVANAIVNYAFTDFGWLFQLSGNFFFFICLFFCFSKYGDIRFGGKDAKPELSTWNWFAISLCAGIATGVVFWGIAEPLYHFMDSGVFETLGITAKTEEAAMFSMVTTYIHWTFIPYAMYAICGLGIAYAAYNMNLPYRVSSTLYPIAGKRIEGVVGDVVDGLCLLAIAGGVAAVLGVGTMQLSSGIQIMTGIPAGKTMWIAVVCSIVAVYIVSSYTGLDKGIRWLSDKNAKIFLALLVFVFAFGPTRFILSLGTQAAGHFIDDFFVRTHYLSPLDGSAWPRWWPIYYWAIWLAYAPLIGMFLARLVKGRTIRQFMLMNLMMPALFGFLWFSVFGGAAIHLEFTGQGLWEAIHEGGKLALEKSVFEFLKHYPLTDIISWTFMVTVFVSIVTMADSMTSTVASLSTTAAHQEGMEPPAPMKIFWGAVMSSVAIINLISGSGGGEISGIDATKQIATVAGFPILFLMMAMAFTICWMIIRHSRGEKVLLVKE, encoded by the coding sequence GTGAAGGACAACCAGCAAGTAAGGATACGCAAGGGAATTTTCATTCCTATGTCGCTGATCTTTTTGGCGATAATCATAGTCGGACTGGTGGCACCTAAGACCTTTTACGACGTAGCAAACGCCATAGTCAACTACGCGTTCACCGATTTTGGATGGCTTTTCCAGCTCTCTGGAAATTTCTTCTTTTTCATCTGTCTTTTCTTCTGCTTCTCGAAGTACGGGGACATAAGGTTCGGAGGGAAGGACGCAAAGCCTGAGCTGAGCACCTGGAACTGGTTCGCCATCTCACTCTGCGCCGGTATCGCCACAGGAGTGGTCTTCTGGGGGATCGCCGAGCCCCTATACCACTTCATGGACTCCGGTGTGTTTGAGACCCTCGGTATAACAGCCAAAACCGAGGAAGCCGCTATGTTCTCCATGGTAACCACCTACATACACTGGACCTTCATTCCTTACGCCATGTACGCCATCTGTGGCCTCGGGATAGCCTACGCCGCCTACAACATGAACCTTCCCTACAGGGTCAGCTCTACCCTTTATCCCATAGCGGGCAAGAGGATCGAGGGAGTGGTCGGCGACGTGGTCGACGGTCTGTGTCTTCTGGCTATAGCGGGAGGAGTTGCGGCAGTGCTGGGAGTCGGAACCATGCAGCTATCCAGCGGTATCCAGATAATGACCGGAATCCCTGCTGGAAAGACCATGTGGATAGCGGTGGTCTGCTCTATAGTGGCGGTCTACATAGTATCGAGCTATACCGGATTGGATAAAGGAATAAGGTGGCTCTCGGACAAAAACGCCAAGATATTCCTGGCCCTTCTGGTCTTCGTATTCGCCTTCGGTCCGACCAGGTTCATACTCTCGCTGGGCACCCAGGCGGCGGGTCACTTTATAGACGATTTCTTCGTCCGTACCCATTATCTGAGCCCTCTTGACGGATCGGCCTGGCCTAGATGGTGGCCGATATACTACTGGGCAATATGGCTGGCCTACGCACCTCTTATCGGAATGTTCCTGGCCAGATTGGTCAAGGGGAGGACGATTCGCCAGTTTATGCTCATGAACCTCATGATGCCCGCTTTGTTTGGATTTCTCTGGTTCTCGGTCTTCGGAGGAGCTGCCATTCACCTGGAGTTCACAGGGCAGGGTCTCTGGGAGGCGATCCATGAAGGCGGAAAGCTGGCCCTTGAAAAATCGGTCTTCGAGTTCCTCAAGCACTATCCTTTGACCGACATAATCAGCTGGACCTTTATGGTAACCGTGTTCGTGTCCATCGTAACCATGGCGGACTCTATGACCTCAACGGTGGCATCTCTGTCCACAACCGCCGCCCATCAAGAGGGAATGGAGCCTCCTGCGCCGATGAAGATATTCTGGGGTGCCGTTATGTCCTCTGTCGCCATAATAAACCTCATCAGCGGCAGCGGAGGGGGAGAGATCAGCGGTATCGACGCGACAAAACAGATAGCTACCGTCGCTGGATTCCCCATCCTGTTCCTCATGATGGCAATGGCCTTCACCATTTGCTGGATGATAATACGTCATTCCAGAGGCGAAAAGGTCCTTCTGGTAAAAGAATAG
- a CDS encoding aromatic amino acid ammonia-lyase: MKPLILDGASLKIEDLVEVARGNRPVEIAPEAMDRVEKSWALLQRFATSGEQKVYGMNTGVGVNKDREISVRYYAEYNRNMLLAHCDGVAPYGTTDQVRAVMVGRLNTLLVGRTGMHPDLVRLHRDFLNKGIHPVLPLRGSVGQGDITNLSLIGLAMIGEGAVEYKGQTMTGAQAMEQEGLSPCTLGPKDGLSLVSSNALGAGLGALLVHDMEELIDTADLAYSMTMEGFKGNTCPLDPLPYRYRPYDGQRKSMELARSFLEGSYLWLPDVSESIQDPLSIRCSVQVHGALRDSLDYTKKLLEIHLNSSDDNPCIAFEEERIIPCANFEPLNWVLAFEMMGIALSHLSRTAAHRTLRMGSPRFTGLARFLTPTDAKVHAFGTIQKVFCSLDSEIRHLSNPVSADYSSLSEDMEDRGNNTPYVMLKTASMVDTLRYILGIEMIHSSQAIDLRKATRLGKGTAAAKAALREEIPFLDTDRNLSLDVAKVHKLISQGTILKAAREATSI, from the coding sequence ATGAAACCGCTGATACTGGACGGAGCGTCGCTCAAGATAGAGGACCTGGTGGAGGTCGCCAGGGGAAACAGGCCGGTGGAGATAGCGCCGGAGGCCATGGATAGGGTGGAAAAATCCTGGGCTTTGCTCCAGAGGTTTGCCACCTCCGGCGAACAGAAGGTGTACGGCATGAACACCGGAGTGGGGGTCAACAAAGACAGGGAAATATCTGTCAGGTATTACGCCGAGTACAACAGAAACATGCTGCTGGCCCACTGTGACGGAGTGGCCCCCTACGGGACCACCGATCAGGTAAGGGCGGTGATGGTGGGGCGGTTAAACACCCTTTTAGTCGGCCGGACGGGGATGCACCCCGATCTGGTAAGGCTACACCGGGATTTTCTGAACAAAGGGATACACCCTGTTCTCCCTCTCAGAGGATCGGTTGGACAGGGGGATATAACCAACCTGTCCCTGATAGGCCTGGCTATGATAGGCGAAGGGGCGGTGGAATATAAAGGCCAGACCATGACAGGCGCTCAGGCCATGGAGCAAGAGGGCCTCTCTCCCTGCACACTGGGACCGAAGGATGGCCTCTCCCTGGTCAGCTCCAACGCCCTTGGGGCAGGCCTTGGGGCCCTGCTGGTACACGATATGGAGGAACTGATAGACACGGCAGACCTGGCTTACTCTATGACCATGGAGGGATTTAAGGGAAACACATGTCCTCTGGACCCCCTGCCCTACCGCTATCGCCCCTACGATGGGCAGAGAAAAAGCATGGAGCTGGCCCGGTCGTTCCTTGAGGGAAGCTACCTATGGCTTCCAGACGTATCCGAGTCTATCCAGGATCCTCTCAGCATCCGCTGTTCCGTTCAGGTCCACGGTGCCCTGAGGGACTCCCTTGATTACACGAAAAAGCTACTGGAGATCCACTTAAACAGCTCCGACGACAACCCCTGCATAGCCTTCGAGGAGGAGAGAATTATACCCTGTGCCAACTTCGAGCCCCTAAACTGGGTTCTGGCCTTCGAGATGATGGGCATAGCTCTAAGCCATCTGTCCCGAACGGCGGCACACCGGACCCTTAGGATGGGGTCTCCCAGGTTTACCGGTCTGGCAAGGTTTTTGACCCCCACCGACGCAAAAGTCCACGCCTTCGGCACCATACAGAAGGTCTTTTGCTCCCTGGACAGCGAGATTCGTCACCTGTCAAACCCCGTATCCGCCGACTACAGCTCACTATCGGAGGACATGGAGGACAGGGGAAACAACACCCCCTACGTCATGCTGAAAACCGCCAGCATGGTAGACACCCTTCGCTACATATTGGGAATAGAGATGATCCACAGCTCACAGGCCATAGACCTGAGAAAAGCCACCAGGCTAGGCAAGGGAACCGCAGCGGCCAAAGCGGCCCTTCGGGAGGAGATACCCTTCCTGGACACCGACAGAAACCTGTCTCTGGACGTGGCAAAGGTCCACAAACTCATCTCTCAGGGAACTATTTTAAAGGCAGCCAGAGAGGCGACCTCCATTTGA